In Thermococcus camini, a genomic segment contains:
- a CDS encoding carbohydrate kinase family protein codes for MRCLIVGHLVRDIIVKSSGVEHRIGGGAYYSAMALSRFCTVEILTSVGEDFPESWLRELEEEGIVLHTIPAESSTSYRLRYLDGNTRELSLLSVAERITDMPQGSYDIIILNPVAGEVTPETVALAKRRSNFVAADVQGFIRSPNPGRLKLTGVDGGIFNGLRVLHADASEAQLVRNLDPDKIEVLLVSRGADVGRAYLRGRKYTYTPARVAVEESTGAGDVFLASFAMFYRDCPFIQALKRASAFTALFLQRRSFDFPMDEVNELARRVTVERLNDINLQE; via the coding sequence ATGAGGTGCCTAATCGTTGGTCATCTCGTCAGGGATATCATCGTTAAGAGTTCTGGAGTCGAGCACCGCATCGGGGGCGGGGCGTACTATTCTGCAATGGCCCTGTCCAGATTCTGCACGGTCGAGATCCTGACCAGCGTTGGGGAGGATTTCCCAGAAAGCTGGCTCAGGGAACTTGAGGAAGAGGGCATAGTGCTCCATACGATACCCGCGGAAAGCAGCACATCCTACCGCCTCCGTTATCTTGACGGGAACACAAGAGAACTCAGCCTCCTCTCCGTCGCGGAGAGAATAACCGACATGCCACAAGGGAGCTACGATATAATCATCCTCAACCCCGTTGCAGGCGAGGTTACACCCGAAACCGTTGCACTCGCCAAAAGGAGGAGCAACTTCGTTGCTGCAGACGTCCAGGGGTTCATCAGGTCGCCCAATCCTGGAAGACTTAAGCTGACGGGGGTAGACGGCGGCATCTTTAACGGACTGAGGGTTCTCCACGCCGACGCCTCCGAGGCCCAGCTCGTAAGAAACCTCGATCCCGACAAAATAGAAGTGCTGCTGGTCTCCCGGGGTGCCGACGTTGGACGGGCATACCTCCGGGGACGAAAGTACACCTACACTCCAGCGAGGGTTGCGGTGGAGGAATCAACCGGCGCGGGCGACGTTTTTCTGGCATCGTTTGCCATGTTCTACCGGGACTGCCCCTTCATTCAAGCACTCAAGAGGGCCAGCGCCTTCACGGCCCTTTTTCTCCAGCGCAGAAGCTTCGACTTCCCGATGGACGAAGTGAACGAGCTGGCGAGGAGAGTTACAGTCGAAAGGCTTAACGATATAAATCTTCAGGAATAA
- a CDS encoding NUDIX domain-containing protein translates to MDRYVLLVKAPKGYDITPVREELREFLSRTHPELKVESHRCIGLTADVVILYNGGVVLIKRKHEPFKGHYALPGGFVEYGETVEDAAKREAKEETGLDVRLIKLVGVYSDPNRDPRGHTVTTAFLAVGTGKLKAGDDAKEVHVFPMDEALKLPLAFDHAKILKDALALKDRR, encoded by the coding sequence ATGGACCGATACGTTCTGCTCGTTAAGGCCCCGAAGGGCTACGATATAACCCCCGTAAGGGAGGAGCTCAGAGAGTTTCTCTCCAGAACCCATCCGGAGCTCAAGGTCGAGTCACATAGGTGCATAGGCCTCACCGCAGACGTTGTGATACTCTACAACGGCGGCGTTGTCCTCATAAAACGGAAGCACGAACCGTTCAAAGGTCACTACGCCCTGCCCGGGGGATTCGTTGAGTACGGGGAAACCGTTGAGGACGCGGCAAAGAGGGAGGCGAAGGAGGAAACAGGTCTCGACGTGAGGCTCATCAAGCTCGTCGGCGTTTACTCCGACCCAAACAGAGACCCGAGGGGGCACACCGTGACGACGGCATTTCTGGCGGTTGGAACCGGAAAACTGAAGGCCGGGGACGACGCCAAAGAAGTGCATGTCTTCCCCATGGATGAGGCACTAAAGCTGCCGCTGGCCTTCGACCACGCTAAGATTCTGAAGGACGCGCTCGCTCTGAAAGACCGCCGGTGA
- a CDS encoding nuclease-related domain-containing protein: MRPPLYTGEEGQFRVKLGNFLMGMAVISGIIGIAVAPPLSIFSLPMLAGGFYLRQSGKRFLKGYIGEVRVLEVLEGINGYTVSDVVLHDGRNIDHVFISERGVFAIEVKNYNTDVMVDGDNWWIHKSAGWAKIKSISKATKAQALELSRFIERSTGQKIFVKPVIVFTGSGTVIGKSTVPILTPDTLKKFILEEKRSLDQKIVEEIVSNLEKFGHTITEGRYEG; encoded by the coding sequence ATGAGACCTCCCCTGTACACCGGGGAAGAAGGACAGTTCAGGGTGAAGCTGGGAAACTTTCTGATGGGAATGGCAGTAATCTCAGGTATTATAGGGATAGCTGTGGCTCCGCCGCTTTCGATTTTCTCGCTACCCATGTTGGCAGGAGGATTCTATTTAAGGCAAAGTGGGAAGAGGTTTCTAAAAGGGTACATCGGGGAAGTCCGCGTCCTTGAGGTTCTGGAAGGTATAAACGGATATACTGTCTCAGATGTCGTCCTGCATGATGGAAGAAATATTGACCATGTCTTTATTTCGGAGAGGGGAGTGTTCGCAATCGAAGTAAAGAACTATAACACGGATGTCATGGTGGACGGGGATAACTGGTGGATACACAAGTCTGCTGGCTGGGCAAAAATAAAAAGCATTAGCAAAGCAACAAAAGCGCAGGCCCTTGAGCTATCAAGATTCATAGAACGCTCTACTGGACAAAAGATTTTTGTTAAACCGGTGATAGTGTTTACCGGTTCTGGAACTGTCATAGGAAAGTCAACTGTTCCCATCCTGACCCCGGACACGTTGAAAAAGTTCATCCTTGAGGAAAAACGCAGTCTTGATCAAAAAATTGTTGAAGAGATAGTATCCAACCTCGAAAAATTTGGACATACGATAACGGAGGGTCGCTATGAAGGTTGA
- a CDS encoding Mth938-like domain-containing protein — translation MKVEYPAFGKIVVDGKVYDHDIVIYPSGKIERRKKWLSKEKHGTSHRLDPDELREYLKEEFDVLIVGTGAWERLSLLPESRSLVEGKEVYELPTSEAVNLFNELHKKKRVLAIFHVTC, via the coding sequence ATGAAGGTTGAATATCCCGCCTTCGGGAAGATAGTCGTCGATGGAAAGGTCTACGACCACGACATCGTGATCTATCCAAGCGGAAAAATCGAGAGGCGAAAAAAGTGGCTCAGCAAGGAAAAGCACGGGACAAGCCATAGGCTCGACCCGGATGAGCTGAGGGAGTACCTGAAGGAGGAGTTCGACGTTTTGATAGTAGGAACCGGCGCCTGGGAAAGGCTGTCACTTTTGCCGGAGAGCAGGTCGCTCGTAGAGGGGAAAGAGGTCTATGAGCTTCCCACAAGCGAGGCGGTAAATCTATTCAACGAACTGCACAAAAAGAAGAGAGTTCTCGCGATTTTCCACGTCACCTGCTGA
- a CDS encoding ABC transporter ATP-binding protein codes for MIEIEGLVKRFGSNVALKGITFTVKDGEIYGLLGPNGSGKSTTMKILAGIIPPSGGKAIVNGIDVSKDPLRVKRIVGYVPETPVLYESLTPVEFFNFIGSVRGIPAEELQERVETFVRAFGIEKYLGEMIGSLSFGTRQKISLISAMLHDPRVLILDEAMNGLDPKSARILRELLLQFREEGRSIVFSTHVLALAETICDRVGVIYNGEIIAEGTVEQLKSFAHEESLEDVFLKLTESQEEVAGIVMALKEAL; via the coding sequence ATGATAGAGATCGAAGGCCTCGTCAAGAGGTTCGGTTCTAACGTGGCACTCAAAGGGATAACCTTCACGGTCAAAGACGGCGAAATTTACGGCCTTCTCGGCCCCAACGGGAGCGGAAAGAGCACGACGATGAAAATCCTGGCCGGAATAATTCCCCCAAGCGGAGGAAAGGCCATCGTCAACGGGATAGACGTTTCCAAGGACCCCCTCCGGGTGAAGAGGATAGTCGGCTACGTCCCGGAAACACCGGTTCTCTACGAGAGCCTCACCCCTGTTGAGTTTTTCAACTTCATCGGAAGCGTGAGGGGAATTCCAGCGGAAGAGCTCCAGGAGCGCGTTGAGACCTTCGTGAGGGCGTTCGGAATAGAAAAATATCTCGGCGAGATGATAGGTTCTCTGAGCTTTGGCACAAGGCAGAAAATCTCACTCATCTCCGCCATGCTCCACGACCCGAGGGTTCTCATCCTCGATGAGGCCATGAACGGTCTCGACCCCAAGAGCGCCCGAATCCTGCGGGAACTCTTACTCCAGTTCAGGGAGGAGGGCAGGAGCATAGTCTTCTCCACCCACGTTCTGGCTCTGGCCGAGACTATATGCGACCGCGTTGGTGTCATATACAACGGTGAGATAATCGCTGAAGGAACTGTGGAGCAGCTCAAAAGCTTTGCACACGAGGAGAGCCTTGAAGATGTGTTCCTCAAGCTCACCGAGAGTCAGGAAGAGGTGGCCGGAATAGTCATGGCCCTTAAGGAGGCCCTTTAG
- a CDS encoding diphthine--ammonia ligase — translation MRVAVLYSGGKDSNYALYWALRQGFEVRYLVSMVSESDESYMYHVPNIHLTELQAKAIGIPLVKGFTSGEKEKEVEEMKAVLEGLKIDGVVAGALASEYQKKRVDRVAKELGIESFAPAWHRDPIEYMCEIISIFDVVMVGTAAYGLDESWLGRRIDEKALEELVKLHEKYKIHVAGEGGEFETFVRDAPFFRARIVFDEVEKKWSECSYSGVLEVRKAHLEWK, via the coding sequence ATGCGCGTTGCCGTGCTGTATTCGGGCGGGAAGGACTCTAACTACGCCCTCTACTGGGCGCTTAGGCAGGGATTTGAGGTCAGGTACCTCGTCTCGATGGTGAGCGAGAGCGACGAGAGCTACATGTACCACGTGCCGAACATCCACCTCACAGAGCTCCAGGCGAAGGCGATAGGAATTCCCCTCGTCAAGGGCTTCACCAGCGGTGAGAAGGAGAAGGAAGTTGAGGAGATGAAGGCCGTCCTTGAGGGGCTTAAGATAGACGGCGTCGTTGCCGGTGCTCTGGCCAGTGAGTACCAGAAGAAGCGCGTTGACAGGGTAGCAAAGGAGCTCGGCATAGAGAGCTTCGCCCCGGCCTGGCACCGCGACCCAATCGAGTATATGTGCGAGATAATCAGCATCTTTGACGTTGTCATGGTCGGCACGGCAGCCTATGGCCTCGACGAGAGCTGGCTCGGAAGGAGGATTGACGAGAAAGCTTTGGAGGAACTTGTGAAGCTCCATGAGAAGTACAAAATTCACGTCGCCGGTGAGGGCGGTGAGTTCGAGACCTTTGTGAGAGATGCCCCCTTCTTCAGGGCGAGGATAGTCTTCGATGAGGTCGAGAAGAAGTGGAGCGAATGCAGCTATTCGGGCGTGCTTGAGGTGAGGAAGGCGCATTTGGAGTGGAAGTAG
- a CDS encoding bifunctional L-myo-inositol-1-phosphate cytidylyltransferase/CDP-L-myo-inositol myo-inositolphosphotransferase: MAPETAVILAAGLGTRMGEKPKGLLKVARREILYRTLTLLGQNGVERFIIVTNERYARLYREFLERHGFNAELVINSEPEKGNGHSLHLVKNHVSGRFVLVMGDHVYGEEFIREALRGSGLIADRKPRWTDVGEATKLKVENGRVTEIGKKLEGWDAVDTGFFVLDDTIFEITDALERERGGDYPLSEIVKRAELPVTFLDGLPWIDVDTPSDLKMAKRMLVKTAVKGTGDGFISRHLNRKVSTEISCLLAEKVTPNQMTLITFALGVISAFLTLVSLPLAGILYQISSILDGVDGELARAQMMTSRFGGYIDSILDRYVDGAFLALLAYSTLTESLWYLIALLALLGSVMVSYSTERFKAAYGEDAYGSIPALRKLPGKRDERIFTTMLFLLYPVGASVKALFLLLAIITHLRVAATAYLISRKVLQPKTI, from the coding sequence ATGGCGCCAGAAACGGCGGTTATTTTGGCGGCAGGTCTCGGCACGAGGATGGGAGAGAAACCCAAGGGGCTCCTGAAAGTCGCCCGGAGGGAGATCCTGTACCGGACGCTTACCCTCCTCGGACAAAACGGCGTTGAGAGGTTCATAATAGTCACCAACGAACGCTATGCAAGACTTTACCGTGAGTTCTTGGAGAGGCACGGCTTCAACGCCGAGCTGGTAATCAACTCCGAGCCGGAAAAGGGCAACGGGCACTCCCTCCACCTGGTCAAAAACCACGTCTCAGGAAGATTCGTTCTGGTGATGGGCGACCACGTTTACGGTGAGGAATTCATCAGGGAAGCCCTTAGGGGAAGCGGCCTGATAGCCGATAGAAAACCGAGATGGACGGACGTGGGCGAGGCGACGAAGCTCAAGGTTGAAAACGGCAGGGTGACGGAGATAGGGAAGAAGCTTGAGGGATGGGACGCGGTCGATACGGGCTTCTTTGTCCTCGATGACACAATATTCGAGATAACAGATGCGCTGGAGAGGGAGAGAGGAGGAGACTACCCCTTAAGCGAGATTGTTAAGAGGGCCGAACTGCCAGTTACCTTCCTCGACGGCCTCCCCTGGATTGATGTTGACACGCCCTCTGACCTTAAGATGGCCAAGAGGATGCTCGTCAAGACCGCGGTGAAGGGAACGGGCGACGGCTTCATCAGCAGGCACCTCAACAGGAAAGTTTCAACCGAGATAAGCTGCCTCCTCGCCGAGAAGGTCACCCCGAACCAGATGACCCTCATTACATTTGCCCTCGGAGTGATTTCGGCCTTTCTGACGCTCGTCAGCCTTCCGCTGGCGGGAATACTTTATCAGATTAGCTCAATCCTCGACGGCGTTGACGGCGAGCTGGCGAGAGCCCAGATGATGACGAGCAGGTTCGGGGGCTACATTGATTCCATCCTCGACCGCTACGTTGACGGCGCGTTTCTGGCCCTCCTGGCCTATTCGACCCTTACCGAGTCTCTCTGGTATCTAATCGCCCTCTTGGCACTCCTCGGCTCGGTGATGGTGAGCTACTCGACCGAGAGGTTCAAGGCCGCCTACGGTGAGGACGCCTACGGCTCGATTCCCGCCCTCAGAAAGCTCCCCGGCAAGAGGGACGAGAGAATCTTCACCACCATGCTCTTCCTTCTGTATCCGGTCGGGGCTTCGGTTAAGGCACTCTTCCTCCTTCTCGCAATAATCACGCACCTGCGGGTGGCGGCAACGGCGTATTTAATTTCTAGGAAAGTTTTGCAGCCGAAAACTATTTAA
- a CDS encoding inositol-3-phosphate synthase, with protein sequence MVKVVILGQGYVASIFASGLEKIKAGKMEPYGVPLADELPIKIKDVEIVGSYDVDANKVGRSLYDVVKVYDPEAPETLKGITVRKGIHLRSLRNLPLEATGLEDEMTLSEAVEHLVNEWKELKAEVFINVCTTEAFVPFGSREELEKAIAEDNRDRLTATQVYAYAIAQYAREVGGAAFVNAIPTLIANDPAFVELAKENNMAIFGDDGATGATPLTADVLSHLAQRNRYVLDIAQFNIGGNNDFLALTDKERNKSKEFTKSSVVKELLGYDAPHYIKPTGFLEPLGDKKFIAMHIEYVSFNGAHDELVITGRINDSPALAGLLVDLARLGKIAVEKKAFGAVYEVNAFYMKNPGPRDRPNIPRIIAHEKMRMWAGLEPKWL encoded by the coding sequence ATGGTGAAGGTTGTCATACTCGGACAGGGCTACGTTGCCAGCATCTTCGCGAGCGGCCTTGAGAAGATAAAGGCCGGAAAGATGGAGCCGTACGGAGTCCCCCTTGCCGATGAGCTTCCAATCAAGATTAAGGACGTTGAGATAGTTGGTTCCTACGACGTCGATGCAAACAAGGTCGGCAGGAGCCTCTACGATGTCGTCAAGGTCTACGATCCGGAGGCGCCGGAGACCCTCAAGGGCATCACCGTCAGGAAGGGAATCCACCTGAGGAGCCTCAGGAACCTTCCGCTCGAGGCCACCGGCCTTGAGGACGAGATGACCCTCAGCGAAGCGGTAGAGCACCTCGTGAACGAGTGGAAGGAACTCAAAGCGGAGGTCTTCATAAACGTCTGCACCACCGAGGCCTTCGTTCCCTTCGGAAGCAGGGAGGAGCTTGAGAAGGCCATCGCTGAAGACAACAGGGACAGACTCACCGCCACCCAGGTTTACGCCTACGCGATAGCCCAGTACGCCAGGGAGGTTGGCGGGGCTGCCTTCGTCAACGCGATTCCAACGCTTATAGCCAACGATCCAGCATTTGTCGAGCTTGCCAAGGAGAACAACATGGCCATCTTCGGTGACGACGGTGCCACCGGAGCCACTCCGCTCACCGCCGATGTGCTCAGCCACCTCGCCCAGAGGAACAGGTATGTGCTTGACATAGCCCAGTTCAACATCGGCGGAAACAACGACTTCCTGGCTTTGACCGACAAGGAGAGGAACAAGAGCAAGGAGTTCACCAAGAGCTCGGTCGTCAAGGAGCTCCTCGGCTACGACGCTCCCCACTACATCAAGCCCACTGGATTCCTGGAGCCTCTCGGCGACAAGAAGTTCATAGCGATGCACATCGAGTACGTCAGCTTCAACGGTGCCCACGATGAGCTGGTCATCACCGGCAGGATAAACGACAGTCCAGCTTTAGCGGGCCTTCTCGTTGACCTCGCCAGACTTGGAAAGATAGCGGTCGAGAAGAAGGCCTTTGGAGCCGTTTACGAGGTCAACGCCTTCTACATGAAGAACCCGGGACCGAGAGACAGGCCGAACATACCGCGCATCATAGCCCACGAGAAGATGAGGATGTGGGCGGGTCTGGAGCCGAAATGGCTCTGA
- a CDS encoding DUF4443 domain-containing protein — MSWKRGAYPEFTLEDAVAVLFMLQNPTGRKAVSEALDLGEGSVRTLLRKLLWQGLIRSTQRGHSLNGRGMELLEGISRHFSEVRRVGEIEGHPAFALTVREPGKFKSIELRDEAIRFFAKGAMILVVRNGEPIFPEDGRPLSETMPELAEKVKGAFRLEDGDLVVVTWAEKEADAMKSAYHVALSLKEEVLPEEIKSLVR, encoded by the coding sequence ATGAGCTGGAAGAGGGGAGCCTATCCTGAGTTCACGCTTGAGGATGCAGTTGCGGTTCTTTTCATGCTCCAGAACCCGACGGGAAGAAAGGCCGTATCCGAGGCATTGGACCTTGGAGAGGGCAGTGTCAGGACCCTCTTGAGGAAGCTTTTGTGGCAGGGCCTTATACGCTCAACCCAGCGCGGACACTCGCTCAACGGGAGAGGAATGGAGCTTCTTGAGGGGATTTCCAGGCATTTCTCAGAAGTCCGCCGCGTAGGGGAGATTGAGGGCCACCCCGCATTCGCACTGACCGTGAGAGAGCCAGGGAAGTTCAAGAGCATCGAGCTCCGGGACGAGGCGATACGGTTCTTCGCAAAGGGTGCGATGATACTGGTAGTGAGGAACGGGGAGCCGATCTTTCCGGAGGATGGGAGACCGCTGAGCGAGACCATGCCCGAACTGGCGGAGAAGGTTAAGGGAGCGTTCAGGCTGGAGGACGGCGACCTCGTCGTGGTAACCTGGGCAGAGAAGGAAGCGGACGCCATGAAGAGCGCCTACCACGTGGCACTCTCCCTGAAGGAGGAGGTTCTTCCGGAGGAGATAAAGTCCCTCGTGAGGTGA
- the pyrF gene encoding orotidine-5'-phosphate decarboxylase yields the protein MSGSEDRRLILALDVYERERALEIAECTADYLWAVKVNWPLIIGSGLEIITELKQVTGLPIIADLKLADIPNTNRLIASKVFEAGADYIIAHGFVGSDSVDAVMGLGKTIIVVEMSHPGAKEFIQPATDKLIELANELEPFGVIAPATRPERVSYIRSKLKPGIKILTPGVGAQGGRAGDVLKAGADYIIVGRSIYASENPRKSARMLYAETLGV from the coding sequence ATGAGCGGGAGTGAAGACCGCAGGCTAATCCTGGCCCTTGACGTGTACGAACGGGAGAGGGCGCTTGAGATAGCCGAGTGCACCGCCGATTATCTGTGGGCGGTGAAGGTTAACTGGCCGCTGATAATCGGCTCAGGGTTGGAAATAATCACCGAACTCAAGCAGGTTACGGGACTGCCGATAATAGCCGACCTCAAACTGGCGGACATACCGAACACCAACCGGCTGATAGCGAGCAAGGTTTTCGAGGCAGGAGCAGACTACATAATAGCGCACGGCTTCGTCGGGAGCGACAGTGTTGATGCCGTAATGGGGCTTGGGAAGACCATAATAGTCGTCGAGATGAGTCACCCGGGTGCGAAGGAGTTCATCCAGCCAGCCACGGACAAACTCATCGAACTGGCCAACGAACTTGAGCCCTTCGGCGTTATAGCCCCCGCCACCAGGCCCGAGCGCGTTTCGTACATACGCTCGAAGCTGAAGCCGGGAATCAAAATCCTCACCCCGGGTGTCGGTGCCCAGGGCGGCAGAGCGGGTGATGTTTTAAAGGCCGGGGCGGACTACATAATAGTCGGCCGCTCAATCTACGCGAGCGAGAACCCGAGGAAAAGCGCCAGAATGCTGTACGCGGAGACGTTGGGGGTGTGA
- a CDS encoding RNA-binding protein: MELKVKHPLSKKEVKEIIREMSETFGEEIAGKMLNRKDRVEVAEFDKTTEILLVNGKPFFIRRKGLIFPLVIALYELSNEENLREWPRRVVVDAGAVPFVLKGADVMAAGITDADESIKEGDFVFVVEEDYGRPLAIGIALMDGKAMKEKPKGKAVKNIHHAKDRIWELTVG, from the coding sequence ATGGAACTGAAGGTCAAGCACCCGCTCAGCAAGAAGGAAGTGAAGGAGATAATCCGGGAGATGAGCGAGACTTTCGGAGAGGAGATAGCGGGGAAGATGCTGAACAGGAAGGACAGGGTCGAGGTCGCGGAATTCGATAAGACGACGGAGATACTCCTGGTTAACGGGAAGCCATTCTTCATAAGAAGGAAGGGACTCATCTTCCCGCTTGTTATAGCGCTCTACGAGCTATCCAATGAGGAGAATCTGAGGGAGTGGCCCAGGCGCGTCGTGGTCGATGCCGGCGCCGTCCCGTTCGTCCTCAAAGGTGCAGACGTCATGGCCGCGGGGATAACGGACGCCGATGAGAGCATAAAGGAGGGCGATTTCGTCTTCGTGGTGGAGGAGGACTACGGAAGGCCCCTGGCGATAGGCATAGCCCTGATGGACGGAAAGGCCATGAAGGAGAAGCCCAAGGGGAAGGCCGTGAAGAACATCCACCACGCCAAGGACAGGATCTGGGAACTGACGGTGGGTTGA
- a CDS encoding adenylyltransferase/cytidyltransferase family protein: MGGETEGRRKIRVLVGGVFDLLHIGHIHFLSQAKALGDELVVIVAHDETVRKRKRREPVNTAEDRAELLRALKMVDEVYIGSPGGIDYELVRRIDPDIVAIGPDQDFNCERLRDALRNHGIEAEVIRIPYLYRSDRAKTSKIIQRIVEAYCD; the protein is encoded by the coding sequence ATGGGCGGGGAAACGGAGGGGAGGAGAAAAATCCGCGTCCTCGTCGGCGGGGTTTTTGACCTCCTGCACATCGGTCATATTCACTTTTTAAGCCAGGCCAAGGCCCTGGGGGACGAGCTGGTGGTTATAGTTGCCCACGACGAAACGGTGAGAAAACGGAAGCGCAGGGAGCCCGTGAACACGGCGGAGGACAGGGCGGAACTTCTGAGGGCACTGAAGATGGTGGACGAAGTCTACATCGGCTCCCCTGGAGGTATAGACTACGAGCTGGTGCGCAGGATAGACCCGGACATCGTCGCGATAGGCCCGGACCAGGACTTCAACTGCGAGCGCCTCCGGGACGCGCTGAGGAACCACGGAATAGAGGCGGAGGTCATACGGATCCCTTACCTCTACAGGAGCGACAGGGCAAAGACGAGCAAAATAATTCAGAGGATAGTGGAGGCGTACTGCGACTGA
- a CDS encoding P-loop NTPase family protein, whose product MSKDKIPKLFDGSVNELTRPSRPRKKDEKGTLKSKDMKKEKMQKTLYISRDMNRKLIELYGEEGRRQSIIVEDAVNLYYYLRMALGEKKFEELLSAVRREDPEFLRDYMGRFKL is encoded by the coding sequence TTGTCGAAGGATAAAATTCCCAAGCTTTTTGACGGTTCCGTTAACGAGCTCACGAGGCCTTCCAGGCCGAGGAAGAAGGATGAAAAGGGTACCCTGAAATCCAAGGACATGAAGAAGGAGAAGATGCAGAAGACCCTCTACATAAGCAGGGACATGAACCGGAAGCTCATTGAGCTGTACGGCGAGGAGGGAAGGAGGCAGAGCATAATCGTGGAAGATGCGGTGAACCTCTACTACTACCTTAGAATGGCACTGGGTGAGAAGAAGTTCGAGGAGCTTCTGAGCGCTGTGAGGAGGGAAGACCCGGAGTTCCTGCGGGATTACATGGGCAGGTTCAAACTTTAA
- a CDS encoding ParA family protein, translating to MAVVISVANQKGGVGKTTLTMNLAYALSAMGRRVLVVDIDPQFNLTFGLIGMDVLQHGDSNVGTLMTRESDIEGTIVEVRENLHLIPSHLNLSAKEIEIINTYNRERRLEKALLPVLPDYDYVLIDNPPSMGIFLVNSLTASDYVLIPLELSYFGVIGMQLMFNLMRMIRQETNENLKLLGLVPNKFTRQTKVPKMRLKELKETYPDAPILTTIPKAIALEKAQSQGVSIFEFEGDGRAAKAFSKLAREVVELVEG from the coding sequence ATGGCAGTGGTTATTAGCGTAGCCAATCAGAAGGGTGGGGTCGGAAAGACTACCCTGACGATGAACCTCGCCTACGCTCTCTCCGCGATGGGCAGAAGGGTTCTTGTGGTGGACATAGACCCCCAGTTTAACCTTACATTTGGTCTTATAGGCATGGACGTCCTTCAGCACGGTGACAGCAACGTAGGGACGCTGATGACGAGGGAAAGCGACATCGAGGGCACCATAGTGGAAGTTCGAGAGAACCTCCATCTGATACCCAGCCACCTCAACCTCTCGGCCAAGGAAATTGAGATCATCAACACCTACAACCGTGAGAGGAGGCTTGAAAAGGCCCTCCTTCCTGTTCTGCCGGACTACGACTACGTTCTCATTGACAACCCACCGAGCATGGGCATCTTCCTGGTCAACTCCCTGACGGCCTCGGATTACGTCCTCATACCTCTGGAGCTCAGCTATTTTGGCGTCATAGGAATGCAGCTGATGTTCAACCTGATGCGCATGATACGTCAGGAGACCAACGAGAACCTTAAACTCCTTGGTCTGGTTCCCAACAAGTTCACCCGCCAGACGAAGGTTCCAAAGATGCGCCTCAAGGAACTCAAGGAGACCTACCCCGATGCTCCGATTCTGACGACCATCCCGAAGGCCATAGCCCTGGAGAAGGCTCAGAGCCAGGGGGTTAGCATATTCGAGTTCGAGGGTGATGGAAGGGCTGCAAAGGCCTTTTCAAAGCTTGCCCGCGAGGTGGTTGAGCTTGTCGAAGGATAA